One genomic window of Homo sapiens chromosome 5 genomic patch of type FIX, GRCh38.p14 PATCHES HG30_PATCH includes the following:
- the HNRNPH1 gene encoding heterogeneous nuclear ribonucleoprotein H isoform n (isoform n is encoded by transcript variant 36), which produces MMLGTEGGEGFVVKVRGLPWSCSADEVQRFFSDCKIQNGAQGIRFIYTREGRPSGEAFVELESEDEVKLALKKDRETMGHRYVEVFKSNNVEMDWVLKHTGPNSPDTANDGFVRLRGLPFGCSKEEIVQFFSGLEIVPNGITLPVDFQGRSTGEAFVQFASQEIAEKALKKHKERIGHRYIEIFKSSRAEVRTHYDPPRKLMAMQRPGPYDRPGAGRGYNSIGRGAGFERMRRGAYGGGYGGYDDYNGYNDGYGFGSDRFGRDLNYCFSGMSDHRYGDGGSTFQSTTGHCVHMRGLPYRATENDIYNFFSPLNPVRVHIEIGPDGRVTGEADVEFATHEDAVAAMSKDKANMQHRYVELFLNSTAGASGEHRYVELFLNSTAGASGGAYGSQMMGGMGLSNQSSYGGPASQQLSGGYGGGYGGQSSMSGYGNQGAVNSSYYSSGSRASMGVNGMGGLSSMSSMSGGWGM; this is translated from the exons ATGATGTTGGGCACGGAAGGTGGAGAGGGATTCGTGGTGAAGGTCCGGGGCTTGCCCTGGTCTTGCTCGGCCGATGAAGTGCAGAGGTTTTTTTCTG ACTGCAAAATTCAAAATGGGGCTCAAGGTATTCGTTTCATCTACACCAGAGAAGGCAGACCAAGTGGCGAGGCTTTTGTTGAACTTGAATCAGAAGATGAAGTCAAATTGGCCctgaaaaaagacagagaaactaTGGGACACAGATATGTTGAAG TATTCAAGTCAAACAACGTTGAAATGGATTGGGTGTTGAAGCATACTGGTCCAAATAGTCCTGACACGGCCAATGATGGCTTTGTACGGCTTAGAGGACTTCCCTTTGGATGTAGCAAGGAAGAAATTGTTCAGTTCTTCTCAG GGTTGGAAATCGTGCCAAATGGGATAACATTGCCGGTGGACTTCCAGGGGAGGAGTACGGGGGAGGCCTTCGTGCAGTTTGCTTCACAGGAAATAGCTGAAAAGGCTCTAAAGAAACACAAGGAAAGAATAGGGCACAG GTATATTGAAATCTTTAAGAGCAGTAGAGCTGAAGTTAGAACTCATTATGATCCACCACGAAAGCTTATGGCCATGCAGCGGCCAGGTCCTTATGACAGACCTGGGGCTGGTAGAGGGTATAACAGCATTGGCAGAGGAGCTGGCTTTGAGAGGATGAGGCGTGGTGCTTATGGTGGAG GCTATGGAGGCTATGATGATTACAATGGCTATAATGATGGCTATGGATTTGGGTCAGATAGATTTGGAAGAG ACCTCAATTACTGTTTTTCAGGAATGTCTGATCACAGATACGGGGATGGTGGCTCTACTTTCCAGAGCACAACAGGACACTGTGTACACATGCGGGGATTACCTTACAGAGCTACTGAGAATGACATTTATAAT TTTTTTTCACCGCTCAACCCTGTGAGAGTACACATTGAAATTGGTCCTGATGGCAGAGTAACTGGTGAAGCAGATGTCGAGTTCGCAACTCATGAAGATGCTGTGGCAGCTATGTCAAAAGACAAAGCAAATATGC aaCACAGATATGTAGAACTCTTCTTGAATTCTACAGCAGGAGCAAGCGGTG AACACAGATATGTAGAACTCTTCTTGAATTCTACAGCAGGAGCAAGCGGTGGTGCTTATGGTAGCCAAATGATGGGAGGCATGGGCTTGT caaaccagtccaGCTACGGGGGCCCAGCCAGCCAGCAGCTGAGTGGGGGTTACGGAGGCGGCTACGGTGGCCAGAGCAGCATGAGTGGATACG GTAACCAAGGAGCAGTGAACAGCAGCTACTACAGTAGTGGAAGCCGTGCATCTATGGGCGTGAACGGAATGGGAGGGTTGTCTAGCATGTCCAGTATGAGTGGTGGATGGGGAATGTAA
- the HNRNPH1 gene encoding heterogeneous nuclear ribonucleoprotein H isoform k (isoform k is encoded by transcript variant 33): MAMQRPGPYDRPGAGRGYNSIGRGAGFERMRRGAYGGGYGGYDDYNGYNDGYGFGSDRFGRDLNYCFSGMSDHRYGDGGSTFQSTTGHCVHMRGLPYRATENDIYNFFSPLNPVRVHIEIGPDGRVTGEADVEFATHEDAVAAMSKDKANMQHRYVELFLNSTAGASGGAYEHRYVELFLNSTAGASGGAYGSQMMGGMGLSNQSSYGGPASQQLSGGYGGGYGGQSSMSGYDQVLQENSSDFQSNIA; encoded by the exons ATGGCCATGCAGCGGCCAGGTCCTTATGACAGACCTGGGGCTGGTAGAGGGTATAACAGCATTGGCAGAGGAGCTGGCTTTGAGAGGATGAGGCGTGGTGCTTATGGTGGAG GCTATGGAGGCTATGATGATTACAATGGCTATAATGATGGCTATGGATTTGGGTCAGATAGATTTGGAAGAG ACCTCAATTACTGTTTTTCAGGAATGTCTGATCACAGATACGGGGATGGTGGCTCTACTTTCCAGAGCACAACAGGACACTGTGTACACATGCGGGGATTACCTTACAGAGCTACTGAGAATGACATTTATAAT TTTTTTTCACCGCTCAACCCTGTGAGAGTACACATTGAAATTGGTCCTGATGGCAGAGTAACTGGTGAAGCAGATGTCGAGTTCGCAACTCATGAAGATGCTGTGGCAGCTATGTCAAAAGACAAAGCAAATATGC aaCACAGATATGTAGAACTCTTCTTGAATTCTACAGCAGGAGCAAGCGGTGGTGCTTACG AACACAGATATGTAGAACTCTTCTTGAATTCTACAGCAGGAGCAAGCGGTGGTGCTTATGGTAGCCAAATGATGGGAGGCATGGGCTTGT caaaccagtccaGCTACGGGGGCCCAGCCAGCCAGCAGCTGAGTGGGGGTTACGGAGGCGGCTACGGTGGCCAGAGCAGCATGAGTGGATACG ACCAAGTTTTACAGGAAAACTCCAGTGATTTTCAATCAAACATTGCATag
- the HNRNPH1 gene encoding heterogeneous nuclear ribonucleoprotein H isoform f (isoform f is encoded by transcript variant 43), protein MMLGTEGGEGFVVKVRGLPWSCSADEVQRFFSDCKIQNGAQGIRFIYTREGRPSGEAFVELESEDEVKLALKKDRETMGHRYVEVFKSNNVEMDWVLKHTGPNSPDTANDGFVRLRGLPFGCSKEEIVQFFSGLEIVPNGITLPVDFQGRSTGEAFVQFASQEIAEKALKKHKERIGHRYIEIFKSSRAEVRTHYDPPRKLMAMQRPGPYDRPGAGRGYNSIGRGAGFERMRRGAYGGGYGGYDDYNGYNDGYGFGSDRFGRGMSDHRYGDGGSTFQSTTGHCVHMRGLPYRATENDIYNFFSPLNPVRVHIEIGPDGRVTGEADVEFATHEDAVAAMSKDKANMQHRYVELFLNSTAGASGGAYEHRYVELFLNSTAGASGGAYGSQMMGGMGLSNQSSYGGPASQQLSGGYGGGYGGQSSMSGYDQVLQENSSDFQSNIA, encoded by the exons ATGATGTTGGGCACGGAAGGTGGAGAGGGATTCGTGGTGAAGGTCCGGGGCTTGCCCTGGTCTTGCTCGGCCGATGAAGTGCAGAGGTTTTTTTCTG ACTGCAAAATTCAAAATGGGGCTCAAGGTATTCGTTTCATCTACACCAGAGAAGGCAGACCAAGTGGCGAGGCTTTTGTTGAACTTGAATCAGAAGATGAAGTCAAATTGGCCctgaaaaaagacagagaaactaTGGGACACAGATATGTTGAAG TATTCAAGTCAAACAACGTTGAAATGGATTGGGTGTTGAAGCATACTGGTCCAAATAGTCCTGACACGGCCAATGATGGCTTTGTACGGCTTAGAGGACTTCCCTTTGGATGTAGCAAGGAAGAAATTGTTCAGTTCTTCTCAG GGTTGGAAATCGTGCCAAATGGGATAACATTGCCGGTGGACTTCCAGGGGAGGAGTACGGGGGAGGCCTTCGTGCAGTTTGCTTCACAGGAAATAGCTGAAAAGGCTCTAAAGAAACACAAGGAAAGAATAGGGCACAG GTATATTGAAATCTTTAAGAGCAGTAGAGCTGAAGTTAGAACTCATTATGATCCACCACGAAAGCTTATGGCCATGCAGCGGCCAGGTCCTTATGACAGACCTGGGGCTGGTAGAGGGTATAACAGCATTGGCAGAGGAGCTGGCTTTGAGAGGATGAGGCGTGGTGCTTATGGTGGAG GCTATGGAGGCTATGATGATTACAATGGCTATAATGATGGCTATGGATTTGGGTCAGATAGATTTGGAAGAG GAATGTCTGATCACAGATACGGGGATGGTGGCTCTACTTTCCAGAGCACAACAGGACACTGTGTACACATGCGGGGATTACCTTACAGAGCTACTGAGAATGACATTTATAAT TTTTTTTCACCGCTCAACCCTGTGAGAGTACACATTGAAATTGGTCCTGATGGCAGAGTAACTGGTGAAGCAGATGTCGAGTTCGCAACTCATGAAGATGCTGTGGCAGCTATGTCAAAAGACAAAGCAAATATGC aaCACAGATATGTAGAACTCTTCTTGAATTCTACAGCAGGAGCAAGCGGTGGTGCTTACG AACACAGATATGTAGAACTCTTCTTGAATTCTACAGCAGGAGCAAGCGGTGGTGCTTATGGTAGCCAAATGATGGGAGGCATGGGCTTGT caaaccagtccaGCTACGGGGGCCCAGCCAGCCAGCAGCTGAGTGGGGGTTACGGAGGCGGCTACGGTGGCCAGAGCAGCATGAGTGGATACG ACCAAGTTTTACAGGAAAACTCCAGTGATTTTCAATCAAACATTGCATag
- the HNRNPH1 gene encoding heterogeneous nuclear ribonucleoprotein H isoform a (isoform a is encoded by transcript variant 12), protein MMLGTEGGEGFVVKVRGLPWSCSADEVQRFFSDCKIQNGAQGIRFIYTREGRPSGEAFVELESEDEVKLALKKDRETMGHRYVEVFKSNNVEMDWVLKHTGPNSPDTANDGFVRLRGLPFGCSKEEIVQFFSGLEIVPNGITLPVDFQGRSTGEAFVQFASQEIAEKALKKHKERIGHRYIEIFKSSRAEVRTHYDPPRKLMAMQRPGPYDRPGAGRGYNSIGRGAGFERMRRGAYGGGYGGYDDYNGYNDGYGFGSDRFGRDLNYCFSGMSDHRYGDGGSTFQSTTGHCVHMRGLPYRATENDIYNFFSPLNPVRVHIEIGPDGRVTGEADVEFATHEDAVAAMSKDKANMQHRYVELFLNSTAGASGGAYEHRYVELFLNSTAGASGGAYGSQMMGGMGLSNQSSYGGPASQQLSGGYGGGYGGQSSMSGYDQVLQENSSDFQSNIA, encoded by the exons ATGATGTTGGGCACGGAAGGTGGAGAGGGATTCGTGGTGAAGGTCCGGGGCTTGCCCTGGTCTTGCTCGGCCGATGAAGTGCAGAGGTTTTTTTCTG ACTGCAAAATTCAAAATGGGGCTCAAGGTATTCGTTTCATCTACACCAGAGAAGGCAGACCAAGTGGCGAGGCTTTTGTTGAACTTGAATCAGAAGATGAAGTCAAATTGGCCctgaaaaaagacagagaaactaTGGGACACAGATATGTTGAAG TATTCAAGTCAAACAACGTTGAAATGGATTGGGTGTTGAAGCATACTGGTCCAAATAGTCCTGACACGGCCAATGATGGCTTTGTACGGCTTAGAGGACTTCCCTTTGGATGTAGCAAGGAAGAAATTGTTCAGTTCTTCTCAG GGTTGGAAATCGTGCCAAATGGGATAACATTGCCGGTGGACTTCCAGGGGAGGAGTACGGGGGAGGCCTTCGTGCAGTTTGCTTCACAGGAAATAGCTGAAAAGGCTCTAAAGAAACACAAGGAAAGAATAGGGCACAG GTATATTGAAATCTTTAAGAGCAGTAGAGCTGAAGTTAGAACTCATTATGATCCACCACGAAAGCTTATGGCCATGCAGCGGCCAGGTCCTTATGACAGACCTGGGGCTGGTAGAGGGTATAACAGCATTGGCAGAGGAGCTGGCTTTGAGAGGATGAGGCGTGGTGCTTATGGTGGAG GCTATGGAGGCTATGATGATTACAATGGCTATAATGATGGCTATGGATTTGGGTCAGATAGATTTGGAAGAG ACCTCAATTACTGTTTTTCAGGAATGTCTGATCACAGATACGGGGATGGTGGCTCTACTTTCCAGAGCACAACAGGACACTGTGTACACATGCGGGGATTACCTTACAGAGCTACTGAGAATGACATTTATAAT TTTTTTTCACCGCTCAACCCTGTGAGAGTACACATTGAAATTGGTCCTGATGGCAGAGTAACTGGTGAAGCAGATGTCGAGTTCGCAACTCATGAAGATGCTGTGGCAGCTATGTCAAAAGACAAAGCAAATATGC aaCACAGATATGTAGAACTCTTCTTGAATTCTACAGCAGGAGCAAGCGGTGGTGCTTACG AACACAGATATGTAGAACTCTTCTTGAATTCTACAGCAGGAGCAAGCGGTGGTGCTTATGGTAGCCAAATGATGGGAGGCATGGGCTTGT caaaccagtccaGCTACGGGGGCCCAGCCAGCCAGCAGCTGAGTGGGGGTTACGGAGGCGGCTACGGTGGCCAGAGCAGCATGAGTGGATACG ACCAAGTTTTACAGGAAAACTCCAGTGATTTTCAATCAAACATTGCATag
- the HNRNPH1 gene encoding heterogeneous nuclear ribonucleoprotein H isoform u (isoform u is encoded by transcript variant 47): MGHRYVEVFKSNNVEMDWVLKHTGPNSPDTANDGFVRLRGLPFGCSKEEIVQFFSGLEIVPNGITLPVDFQGRSTGEAFVQFASQEIAEKALKKHKERIGHRYIEIFKSSRAEVRTHYDPPRKLMAMQRPGPYDRPGAGRGYNSIGRGAGFERMRRGAYGGGYGGYDDYNGYNDGYGFGSDRFGRDLNYCFSGMSDHRYGDGGSTFQSTTGHCVHMRGLPYRATENDIYNFFSPLNPVRVHIEIGPDGRVTGEADVEFATHEDAVAAMSKDKANMQHRYVELFLNSTAGASGGAYEHRYVELFLNSTAGASGGAYGSQMMGGMGLSNQSSYGGPASQQLSGGYGGGYGGQSSMSGYDQVLQENSSDFQSNIA; this comes from the exons aTGGGACACAGATATGTTGAAG TATTCAAGTCAAACAACGTTGAAATGGATTGGGTGTTGAAGCATACTGGTCCAAATAGTCCTGACACGGCCAATGATGGCTTTGTACGGCTTAGAGGACTTCCCTTTGGATGTAGCAAGGAAGAAATTGTTCAGTTCTTCTCAG GGTTGGAAATCGTGCCAAATGGGATAACATTGCCGGTGGACTTCCAGGGGAGGAGTACGGGGGAGGCCTTCGTGCAGTTTGCTTCACAGGAAATAGCTGAAAAGGCTCTAAAGAAACACAAGGAAAGAATAGGGCACAG GTATATTGAAATCTTTAAGAGCAGTAGAGCTGAAGTTAGAACTCATTATGATCCACCACGAAAGCTTATGGCCATGCAGCGGCCAGGTCCTTATGACAGACCTGGGGCTGGTAGAGGGTATAACAGCATTGGCAGAGGAGCTGGCTTTGAGAGGATGAGGCGTGGTGCTTATGGTGGAG GCTATGGAGGCTATGATGATTACAATGGCTATAATGATGGCTATGGATTTGGGTCAGATAGATTTGGAAGAG ACCTCAATTACTGTTTTTCAGGAATGTCTGATCACAGATACGGGGATGGTGGCTCTACTTTCCAGAGCACAACAGGACACTGTGTACACATGCGGGGATTACCTTACAGAGCTACTGAGAATGACATTTATAAT TTTTTTTCACCGCTCAACCCTGTGAGAGTACACATTGAAATTGGTCCTGATGGCAGAGTAACTGGTGAAGCAGATGTCGAGTTCGCAACTCATGAAGATGCTGTGGCAGCTATGTCAAAAGACAAAGCAAATATGC aaCACAGATATGTAGAACTCTTCTTGAATTCTACAGCAGGAGCAAGCGGTGGTGCTTACG AACACAGATATGTAGAACTCTTCTTGAATTCTACAGCAGGAGCAAGCGGTGGTGCTTATGGTAGCCAAATGATGGGAGGCATGGGCTTGT caaaccagtccaGCTACGGGGGCCCAGCCAGCCAGCAGCTGAGTGGGGGTTACGGAGGCGGCTACGGTGGCCAGAGCAGCATGAGTGGATACG ACCAAGTTTTACAGGAAAACTCCAGTGATTTTCAATCAAACATTGCATag
- the HNRNPH1 gene encoding heterogeneous nuclear ribonucleoprotein H isoform q (isoform q is encoded by transcript variant 41), with the protein MMLGTEGGEGFVVKVRGLPWSCSADEVQRFFSDCKIQNGAQGIRFIYTREGRPSGEAFVELESEDEVKLALKKDRETMGHRYVEVFKSNNVEMDWVLKHTGPNSPDTANDGFVRLRGLPFGCSKEEIVQFFSGLEIVPNGITLPVDFQGRSTGEAFVQFASQEIAEKALKKHKERIGHRYIEIFKSSRAEVRTHYDPPRKLMAMQRPGPYDRPGAGRGYNSIGRGAGFERMRRGAYGGGYGGYDDYNGYNDGYGFGSDRFGRDLNYCFSGMSDHRYGDGGSTFQSTTGHCVHMRGLPYRATENDIYNFFSPLNPVRVHIEIGPDGRVTGEADVEFATHEDAVAAMSKDKANMQHRYVELFLNSTAGASGGAYGSQMLGGMGLSGASGGAYGSQMMGGMGLSNQSSYGGPASQQLSGGYGGGYGGQSSMSGYDQVLQENSSDFQSNIA; encoded by the exons ATGATGTTGGGCACGGAAGGTGGAGAGGGATTCGTGGTGAAGGTCCGGGGCTTGCCCTGGTCTTGCTCGGCCGATGAAGTGCAGAGGTTTTTTTCTG ACTGCAAAATTCAAAATGGGGCTCAAGGTATTCGTTTCATCTACACCAGAGAAGGCAGACCAAGTGGCGAGGCTTTTGTTGAACTTGAATCAGAAGATGAAGTCAAATTGGCCctgaaaaaagacagagaaactaTGGGACACAGATATGTTGAAG TATTCAAGTCAAACAACGTTGAAATGGATTGGGTGTTGAAGCATACTGGTCCAAATAGTCCTGACACGGCCAATGATGGCTTTGTACGGCTTAGAGGACTTCCCTTTGGATGTAGCAAGGAAGAAATTGTTCAGTTCTTCTCAG GGTTGGAAATCGTGCCAAATGGGATAACATTGCCGGTGGACTTCCAGGGGAGGAGTACGGGGGAGGCCTTCGTGCAGTTTGCTTCACAGGAAATAGCTGAAAAGGCTCTAAAGAAACACAAGGAAAGAATAGGGCACAG GTATATTGAAATCTTTAAGAGCAGTAGAGCTGAAGTTAGAACTCATTATGATCCACCACGAAAGCTTATGGCCATGCAGCGGCCAGGTCCTTATGACAGACCTGGGGCTGGTAGAGGGTATAACAGCATTGGCAGAGGAGCTGGCTTTGAGAGGATGAGGCGTGGTGCTTATGGTGGAG GCTATGGAGGCTATGATGATTACAATGGCTATAATGATGGCTATGGATTTGGGTCAGATAGATTTGGAAGAG ACCTCAATTACTGTTTTTCAGGAATGTCTGATCACAGATACGGGGATGGTGGCTCTACTTTCCAGAGCACAACAGGACACTGTGTACACATGCGGGGATTACCTTACAGAGCTACTGAGAATGACATTTATAAT TTTTTTTCACCGCTCAACCCTGTGAGAGTACACATTGAAATTGGTCCTGATGGCAGAGTAACTGGTGAAGCAGATGTCGAGTTCGCAACTCATGAAGATGCTGTGGCAGCTATGTCAAAAGACAAAGCAAATATGC aaCACAGATATGTAGAACTCTTCTTGAATTCTACAGCAGGAGCAAGCGGTGGTGCTTACGGTAGCCAAATGCTAGGAGGCATGGGTTTGT CAGGAGCAAGCGGTGGTGCTTATGGTAGCCAAATGATGGGAGGCATGGGCTTGT caaaccagtccaGCTACGGGGGCCCAGCCAGCCAGCAGCTGAGTGGGGGTTACGGAGGCGGCTACGGTGGCCAGAGCAGCATGAGTGGATACG ACCAAGTTTTACAGGAAAACTCCAGTGATTTTCAATCAAACATTGCATag
- the HNRNPH1 gene encoding heterogeneous nuclear ribonucleoprotein H isoform r (isoform r is encoded by transcript variant 42), which produces MMLGTEGGEGFVVKVRGLPWSCSADEVQRFFSDCKIQNGAQGIRFIYTREGRPSGEAFVELESEDEVKLALKKDRETMGHRYVEVFKSNNVEMDWVLKHTGPNSPDTANDGFVRLRGLPFGCSKEEIVQFFSGLEIVPNGITLPVDFQGRSTGEAFVQFASQEIAEKALKKHKERIGHRYIEIFKSSRAEVRTHYDPPRKLMAMQRPGPYDRPGAGRGYNSIGRGAGFERMRRGAYGGGYGGYDDYNGYNDGYGFGSDRFGRDLNYCFSGMSDHRYGDGGSTFQSTTGHCVHMRGLPYRATENDIYNFFSPLNPVRVHIEIGPDGRVTGEADVEFATHEDAVAAMSKDKANMQHRYVELFLNSTAGASGEHRYVELFLNSTAGASGGAYGSQMMGGMGLSNQSSYGGPASQQLSGGYGGGYGGQSSMSGYDQVLQENSSDFQSNIA; this is translated from the exons ATGATGTTGGGCACGGAAGGTGGAGAGGGATTCGTGGTGAAGGTCCGGGGCTTGCCCTGGTCTTGCTCGGCCGATGAAGTGCAGAGGTTTTTTTCTG ACTGCAAAATTCAAAATGGGGCTCAAGGTATTCGTTTCATCTACACCAGAGAAGGCAGACCAAGTGGCGAGGCTTTTGTTGAACTTGAATCAGAAGATGAAGTCAAATTGGCCctgaaaaaagacagagaaactaTGGGACACAGATATGTTGAAG TATTCAAGTCAAACAACGTTGAAATGGATTGGGTGTTGAAGCATACTGGTCCAAATAGTCCTGACACGGCCAATGATGGCTTTGTACGGCTTAGAGGACTTCCCTTTGGATGTAGCAAGGAAGAAATTGTTCAGTTCTTCTCAG GGTTGGAAATCGTGCCAAATGGGATAACATTGCCGGTGGACTTCCAGGGGAGGAGTACGGGGGAGGCCTTCGTGCAGTTTGCTTCACAGGAAATAGCTGAAAAGGCTCTAAAGAAACACAAGGAAAGAATAGGGCACAG GTATATTGAAATCTTTAAGAGCAGTAGAGCTGAAGTTAGAACTCATTATGATCCACCACGAAAGCTTATGGCCATGCAGCGGCCAGGTCCTTATGACAGACCTGGGGCTGGTAGAGGGTATAACAGCATTGGCAGAGGAGCTGGCTTTGAGAGGATGAGGCGTGGTGCTTATGGTGGAG GCTATGGAGGCTATGATGATTACAATGGCTATAATGATGGCTATGGATTTGGGTCAGATAGATTTGGAAGAG ACCTCAATTACTGTTTTTCAGGAATGTCTGATCACAGATACGGGGATGGTGGCTCTACTTTCCAGAGCACAACAGGACACTGTGTACACATGCGGGGATTACCTTACAGAGCTACTGAGAATGACATTTATAAT TTTTTTTCACCGCTCAACCCTGTGAGAGTACACATTGAAATTGGTCCTGATGGCAGAGTAACTGGTGAAGCAGATGTCGAGTTCGCAACTCATGAAGATGCTGTGGCAGCTATGTCAAAAGACAAAGCAAATATGC aaCACAGATATGTAGAACTCTTCTTGAATTCTACAGCAGGAGCAAGCGGTG AACACAGATATGTAGAACTCTTCTTGAATTCTACAGCAGGAGCAAGCGGTGGTGCTTATGGTAGCCAAATGATGGGAGGCATGGGCTTGT caaaccagtccaGCTACGGGGGCCCAGCCAGCCAGCAGCTGAGTGGGGGTTACGGAGGCGGCTACGGTGGCCAGAGCAGCATGAGTGGATACG ACCAAGTTTTACAGGAAAACTCCAGTGATTTTCAATCAAACATTGCATag
- the HNRNPH1 gene encoding heterogeneous nuclear ribonucleoprotein H isoform l (isoform l is encoded by transcript variant 10) gives MMLGTEGGEGFVVKVRGLPWSCSADEVQRFFSDCKIQNGAQGIRFIYTREGRPSGEAFVELESEDEVKLALKKDRETMGHRYVEVFKSNNVEMDWVLKHTGPNSPDTANDGFVRLRGLPFGCSKEEIVQFFSGLEIVPNGITLPVDFQGRSTGEAFVQFASQEIAEKALKKHKERIGHRYIEIFKSSRAEVRTHYDPPRKLMAMQRPGPYDRPGAGRGYNSIGRGAGFERMRRGAYGGGYGGYDDYNGYNDGYGFGSDRFGRDLNYCFSGMSDHRYGDGGSTFQSTTGHCVHMRGLPYRATENDIYNFFSPLNPVRVHIEIGPDGRVTGEADVEFATHEDAVAAMSKDKANMQHRYVELFLNSTAGASGGAYEHRYVELFLNSTAGASGGAYGSQMMGGMGLCKYPNQSSYGGPASQQLSGGYGGGYGGQSSMSGYDQVLQENSSDFQSNIA, from the exons ATGATGTTGGGCACGGAAGGTGGAGAGGGATTCGTGGTGAAGGTCCGGGGCTTGCCCTGGTCTTGCTCGGCCGATGAAGTGCAGAGGTTTTTTTCTG ACTGCAAAATTCAAAATGGGGCTCAAGGTATTCGTTTCATCTACACCAGAGAAGGCAGACCAAGTGGCGAGGCTTTTGTTGAACTTGAATCAGAAGATGAAGTCAAATTGGCCctgaaaaaagacagagaaactaTGGGACACAGATATGTTGAAG TATTCAAGTCAAACAACGTTGAAATGGATTGGGTGTTGAAGCATACTGGTCCAAATAGTCCTGACACGGCCAATGATGGCTTTGTACGGCTTAGAGGACTTCCCTTTGGATGTAGCAAGGAAGAAATTGTTCAGTTCTTCTCAG GGTTGGAAATCGTGCCAAATGGGATAACATTGCCGGTGGACTTCCAGGGGAGGAGTACGGGGGAGGCCTTCGTGCAGTTTGCTTCACAGGAAATAGCTGAAAAGGCTCTAAAGAAACACAAGGAAAGAATAGGGCACAG GTATATTGAAATCTTTAAGAGCAGTAGAGCTGAAGTTAGAACTCATTATGATCCACCACGAAAGCTTATGGCCATGCAGCGGCCAGGTCCTTATGACAGACCTGGGGCTGGTAGAGGGTATAACAGCATTGGCAGAGGAGCTGGCTTTGAGAGGATGAGGCGTGGTGCTTATGGTGGAG GCTATGGAGGCTATGATGATTACAATGGCTATAATGATGGCTATGGATTTGGGTCAGATAGATTTGGAAGAG ACCTCAATTACTGTTTTTCAGGAATGTCTGATCACAGATACGGGGATGGTGGCTCTACTTTCCAGAGCACAACAGGACACTGTGTACACATGCGGGGATTACCTTACAGAGCTACTGAGAATGACATTTATAAT TTTTTTTCACCGCTCAACCCTGTGAGAGTACACATTGAAATTGGTCCTGATGGCAGAGTAACTGGTGAAGCAGATGTCGAGTTCGCAACTCATGAAGATGCTGTGGCAGCTATGTCAAAAGACAAAGCAAATATGC aaCACAGATATGTAGAACTCTTCTTGAATTCTACAGCAGGAGCAAGCGGTGGTGCTTACG AACACAGATATGTAGAACTCTTCTTGAATTCTACAGCAGGAGCAAGCGGTGGTGCTTATGGTAGCCAAATGATGGGAGGCATGGGCTTGTGTAAATATc caaaccagtccaGCTACGGGGGCCCAGCCAGCCAGCAGCTGAGTGGGGGTTACGGAGGCGGCTACGGTGGCCAGAGCAGCATGAGTGGATACG ACCAAGTTTTACAGGAAAACTCCAGTGATTTTCAATCAAACATTGCATag